A window from Felis catus isolate Fca126 chromosome B1, F.catus_Fca126_mat1.0, whole genome shotgun sequence encodes these proteins:
- the SH3BP2 gene encoding SH3 domain-binding protein 2 isoform X2 produces MASLGLRTPAPSPSTDRRRTMCWVSALSFMAAEEMHWPAPMKAIGAQNLLTMPGGVAKAGYLHKKGGTQLQLLRWPLRFVIIHKRCVYYFKSSTSASPQGAFSLNGYNRVMRAAEETTSNNVFPFKIVHISKKHRTWFFSASSEDERKGWMALLRREIGHFHEKKDLPTDASDSSSDTDSFYGAVERPVDISLSPYPTDNEDYEHEDEDDSYMEPDSPEPVEPEDTLTHPPAYPPPPVPTPRKPVFSDMPRAHSFASKGPSPLLPPPPPKRGLPDASLAPEDSKRDVLGPRRPEPGLRVPTASRRMSDPPLGNLPTMPNLRKPPCFRESPSPSPEPRVPGHGAGSASSSAGVATATSRNCDKLKSFHLSPRGPPTPEPPPVPANKPKFLMTEEAPPREAARPGLFVPPVAPRPPVLKLPMPEATVRPPVLPRPEKPPLPHLQRSPPDGQSFRNFSFEKPRRLSKPEDTSAEGSDDDYEKVPLPSSVFINTTESYEVERLFKATSPQGEPQDGLYCIRDSSTKSGKVLVVWDESSNKVRNYRIFEKDSRFYLEGEVLFVSVGSLVEHYHTHVLPSHQSLRLQRPYGYTRPR; encoded by the exons CTTCATGGCGGCCGAGGAGATGCACTGGCCGGCCCCCATGAAGGCCATTGGTGCCCAGAACTTGCTAACCATGCCCGGGGGCGTGGCCAAGGCTGGCTACCTGCACAAGAAGggtggcacccagctgcagttgCTGAGAT GGCCCCTGCGCTTTGTCATCATCCATAAGCGATGCGTCTACTACTTCAAGAGCAGCACGTCCGCCTCCCCGCAGGGTGCCTTCTCGCTGAACGGCTATAACCG GGTGATGCGGGCGGCTGAGGAGACGACGTCCAACAATGTCTTCCCCTTCAAGATTGTCCACATCAGCAAGAAGCACCGCACCTGGTTCTTCTCCGCCTCCTCTGAGGATGAGCGCAAG GGCTGGATGGCCTTGCTGCGCAGGGAGATCGGCCACTTCCACGAGAAGAAGGACTTGCCCACAGACGCCAG TGACTCCAGCTCAGACACAGACAGCTTCTACGGTGCAGTCGAGCGGCCTGTGGACATCAGCCTCTCTCCATACCCCACAGACAATGAAG ACTATGAGCATGAGGACGAGGACGACTCATACATGGAGCCGGACTCCCCTGAGCCCGTGGAGCCCGAAG ACACTTTGACCCACCCGCCGGCCTACCCCCCGCCTCCTGTGCCCACACCCAGGAAGCCAGTCTTCTCCGACATGCCCCGTGCTCACTCCTTTGCCTCCAAGGGCCCGAGCCCTCTgctgccacccccgcccccgaaGCGTGGCCTCCCCGATGCAAGCCTGGCTCCCGAGGACTCCAAGAGGGACGTGCTGGGCCCAAGGCGGCCCGAGCCTGGCCTCAGAGTGCCCACGGCCTCCCGGAGGATGAGCGACCCCCCACTGGGCAACCTGCCAACCATGCCCAACCTCCGGAAACCCCCTTGCTTCCGGgagagccccagccccagcccagagccccgggTTCCTGGCCATGGGGCTGgctctgcctccagctctgctgGCGTGGCCACTGCCACCTCCAGGAACTGTGACAAGCTCAAGTCCTTCCATCTGTCCCCTCGGGGGCCACCCACACCCGAGCCCCCGCCGGTGCCGGCCAACAAGCCCAAGTTCTTGATGACTGAAGAGGCCCCCCCAAGGGAGGCAGCCAGGCCTGGACTCTTTGTACCCCCTGTGGCCCCCAGGCCTCCTGTACTGAAGCTGCCCATGCCCGAGGCCACAGTCCGGCCCCCCGTCCTGCCCAGGCCAGAgaagccacccctcccccacctcca GCGGTCACCCCCTGATGGGCAGAGTTTCCGGAACTTCTCCTTCGAGAAGCCCCGACGACTCTCGAAGCCTGAGGACACGAGTGCAGAGGGTTCTGACGATGACTATGAGAAG gtgcccctgcccagctctgtcTTTATCAATACCACGGAATCCTACGAAGTGGAAAG GCTGTTCAAAGCCACAAGCCCCCAGGGAGAGCCCCAGGATGGACTCTACTGCATCCGGGATTCCTCCACCAAGTCAGGGAAG GTTCTGGTCGTGTGGGATGAAAGCTCCAACAAAGTGAGGAACTACCGCATCTTTGAGAAG gaCTCTAGGTTTTACCTGGAGGGCGAGGTGCTGTTTGTGAGCGTGGGCAGCCTGGTGGAGCATTACCACACCCACGTGCTGCCCAGCCACCAGAGCCTGCGACTGCAGCGCCCCTACGGCTACACAAGGCCCAGGTGA
- the SH3BP2 gene encoding SH3 domain-binding protein 2 isoform X3, with protein MAAEEMHWPAPMKAIGAQNLLTMPGGVAKAGYLHKKGGTQLQLLRWPLRFVIIHKRCVYYFKSSTSASPQGAFSLNGYNRVMRAAEETTSNNVFPFKIVHISKKHRTWFFSASSEDERKGWMALLRREIGHFHEKKDLPTDASDSSSDTDSFYGAVERPVDISLSPYPTDNEDYEHEDEDDSYMEPDSPEPVEPEDTLTHPPAYPPPPVPTPRKPVFSDMPRAHSFASKGPSPLLPPPPPKRGLPDASLAPEDSKRDVLGPRRPEPGLRVPTASRRMSDPPLGNLPTMPNLRKPPCFRESPSPSPEPRVPGHGAGSASSSAGVATATSRNCDKLKSFHLSPRGPPTPEPPPVPANKPKFLMTEEAPPREAARPGLFVPPVAPRPPVLKLPMPEATVRPPVLPRPEKPPLPHLQRSPPDGQSFRNFSFEKPRRLSKPEDTSAEGSDDDYEKVPLPSSVFINTTESYEVERLFKATSPQGEPQDGLYCIRDSSTKSGKVLVVWDESSNKVRNYRIFEKDSRFYLEGEVLFVSVGSLVEHYHTHVLPSHQSLRLQRPYGYTRPR; from the exons ATGGCGGCCGAGGAGATGCACTGGCCGGCCCCCATGAAGGCCATTGGTGCCCAGAACTTGCTAACCATGCCCGGGGGCGTGGCCAAGGCTGGCTACCTGCACAAGAAGggtggcacccagctgcagttgCTGAGAT GGCCCCTGCGCTTTGTCATCATCCATAAGCGATGCGTCTACTACTTCAAGAGCAGCACGTCCGCCTCCCCGCAGGGTGCCTTCTCGCTGAACGGCTATAACCG GGTGATGCGGGCGGCTGAGGAGACGACGTCCAACAATGTCTTCCCCTTCAAGATTGTCCACATCAGCAAGAAGCACCGCACCTGGTTCTTCTCCGCCTCCTCTGAGGATGAGCGCAAG GGCTGGATGGCCTTGCTGCGCAGGGAGATCGGCCACTTCCACGAGAAGAAGGACTTGCCCACAGACGCCAG TGACTCCAGCTCAGACACAGACAGCTTCTACGGTGCAGTCGAGCGGCCTGTGGACATCAGCCTCTCTCCATACCCCACAGACAATGAAG ACTATGAGCATGAGGACGAGGACGACTCATACATGGAGCCGGACTCCCCTGAGCCCGTGGAGCCCGAAG ACACTTTGACCCACCCGCCGGCCTACCCCCCGCCTCCTGTGCCCACACCCAGGAAGCCAGTCTTCTCCGACATGCCCCGTGCTCACTCCTTTGCCTCCAAGGGCCCGAGCCCTCTgctgccacccccgcccccgaaGCGTGGCCTCCCCGATGCAAGCCTGGCTCCCGAGGACTCCAAGAGGGACGTGCTGGGCCCAAGGCGGCCCGAGCCTGGCCTCAGAGTGCCCACGGCCTCCCGGAGGATGAGCGACCCCCCACTGGGCAACCTGCCAACCATGCCCAACCTCCGGAAACCCCCTTGCTTCCGGgagagccccagccccagcccagagccccgggTTCCTGGCCATGGGGCTGgctctgcctccagctctgctgGCGTGGCCACTGCCACCTCCAGGAACTGTGACAAGCTCAAGTCCTTCCATCTGTCCCCTCGGGGGCCACCCACACCCGAGCCCCCGCCGGTGCCGGCCAACAAGCCCAAGTTCTTGATGACTGAAGAGGCCCCCCCAAGGGAGGCAGCCAGGCCTGGACTCTTTGTACCCCCTGTGGCCCCCAGGCCTCCTGTACTGAAGCTGCCCATGCCCGAGGCCACAGTCCGGCCCCCCGTCCTGCCCAGGCCAGAgaagccacccctcccccacctcca GCGGTCACCCCCTGATGGGCAGAGTTTCCGGAACTTCTCCTTCGAGAAGCCCCGACGACTCTCGAAGCCTGAGGACACGAGTGCAGAGGGTTCTGACGATGACTATGAGAAG gtgcccctgcccagctctgtcTTTATCAATACCACGGAATCCTACGAAGTGGAAAG GCTGTTCAAAGCCACAAGCCCCCAGGGAGAGCCCCAGGATGGACTCTACTGCATCCGGGATTCCTCCACCAAGTCAGGGAAG GTTCTGGTCGTGTGGGATGAAAGCTCCAACAAAGTGAGGAACTACCGCATCTTTGAGAAG gaCTCTAGGTTTTACCTGGAGGGCGAGGTGCTGTTTGTGAGCGTGGGCAGCCTGGTGGAGCATTACCACACCCACGTGCTGCCCAGCCACCAGAGCCTGCGACTGCAGCGCCCCTACGGCTACACAAGGCCCAGGTGA
- the SH3BP2 gene encoding SH3 domain-binding protein 2 isoform X1, translating into MAGAGRGRRGWGGREAGAAGPGPGPCRCAQGRRAAAWTPFMAAEEMHWPAPMKAIGAQNLLTMPGGVAKAGYLHKKGGTQLQLLRWPLRFVIIHKRCVYYFKSSTSASPQGAFSLNGYNRVMRAAEETTSNNVFPFKIVHISKKHRTWFFSASSEDERKGWMALLRREIGHFHEKKDLPTDASDSSSDTDSFYGAVERPVDISLSPYPTDNEDYEHEDEDDSYMEPDSPEPVEPEDTLTHPPAYPPPPVPTPRKPVFSDMPRAHSFASKGPSPLLPPPPPKRGLPDASLAPEDSKRDVLGPRRPEPGLRVPTASRRMSDPPLGNLPTMPNLRKPPCFRESPSPSPEPRVPGHGAGSASSSAGVATATSRNCDKLKSFHLSPRGPPTPEPPPVPANKPKFLMTEEAPPREAARPGLFVPPVAPRPPVLKLPMPEATVRPPVLPRPEKPPLPHLQRSPPDGQSFRNFSFEKPRRLSKPEDTSAEGSDDDYEKVPLPSSVFINTTESYEVERLFKATSPQGEPQDGLYCIRDSSTKSGKVLVVWDESSNKVRNYRIFEKDSRFYLEGEVLFVSVGSLVEHYHTHVLPSHQSLRLQRPYGYTRPR; encoded by the exons atggcgggcgcggggcgcgggcggcggggctGGGGCGGGCGGGAGGCGGGCGCCGCGGGGCCGGGCCCGGGGCCGTGTCGCTGCGCGCAAGGACGGCGGGCCGCCGCGTGGACGCC CTTCATGGCGGCCGAGGAGATGCACTGGCCGGCCCCCATGAAGGCCATTGGTGCCCAGAACTTGCTAACCATGCCCGGGGGCGTGGCCAAGGCTGGCTACCTGCACAAGAAGggtggcacccagctgcagttgCTGAGAT GGCCCCTGCGCTTTGTCATCATCCATAAGCGATGCGTCTACTACTTCAAGAGCAGCACGTCCGCCTCCCCGCAGGGTGCCTTCTCGCTGAACGGCTATAACCG GGTGATGCGGGCGGCTGAGGAGACGACGTCCAACAATGTCTTCCCCTTCAAGATTGTCCACATCAGCAAGAAGCACCGCACCTGGTTCTTCTCCGCCTCCTCTGAGGATGAGCGCAAG GGCTGGATGGCCTTGCTGCGCAGGGAGATCGGCCACTTCCACGAGAAGAAGGACTTGCCCACAGACGCCAG TGACTCCAGCTCAGACACAGACAGCTTCTACGGTGCAGTCGAGCGGCCTGTGGACATCAGCCTCTCTCCATACCCCACAGACAATGAAG ACTATGAGCATGAGGACGAGGACGACTCATACATGGAGCCGGACTCCCCTGAGCCCGTGGAGCCCGAAG ACACTTTGACCCACCCGCCGGCCTACCCCCCGCCTCCTGTGCCCACACCCAGGAAGCCAGTCTTCTCCGACATGCCCCGTGCTCACTCCTTTGCCTCCAAGGGCCCGAGCCCTCTgctgccacccccgcccccgaaGCGTGGCCTCCCCGATGCAAGCCTGGCTCCCGAGGACTCCAAGAGGGACGTGCTGGGCCCAAGGCGGCCCGAGCCTGGCCTCAGAGTGCCCACGGCCTCCCGGAGGATGAGCGACCCCCCACTGGGCAACCTGCCAACCATGCCCAACCTCCGGAAACCCCCTTGCTTCCGGgagagccccagccccagcccagagccccgggTTCCTGGCCATGGGGCTGgctctgcctccagctctgctgGCGTGGCCACTGCCACCTCCAGGAACTGTGACAAGCTCAAGTCCTTCCATCTGTCCCCTCGGGGGCCACCCACACCCGAGCCCCCGCCGGTGCCGGCCAACAAGCCCAAGTTCTTGATGACTGAAGAGGCCCCCCCAAGGGAGGCAGCCAGGCCTGGACTCTTTGTACCCCCTGTGGCCCCCAGGCCTCCTGTACTGAAGCTGCCCATGCCCGAGGCCACAGTCCGGCCCCCCGTCCTGCCCAGGCCAGAgaagccacccctcccccacctcca GCGGTCACCCCCTGATGGGCAGAGTTTCCGGAACTTCTCCTTCGAGAAGCCCCGACGACTCTCGAAGCCTGAGGACACGAGTGCAGAGGGTTCTGACGATGACTATGAGAAG gtgcccctgcccagctctgtcTTTATCAATACCACGGAATCCTACGAAGTGGAAAG GCTGTTCAAAGCCACAAGCCCCCAGGGAGAGCCCCAGGATGGACTCTACTGCATCCGGGATTCCTCCACCAAGTCAGGGAAG GTTCTGGTCGTGTGGGATGAAAGCTCCAACAAAGTGAGGAACTACCGCATCTTTGAGAAG gaCTCTAGGTTTTACCTGGAGGGCGAGGTGCTGTTTGTGAGCGTGGGCAGCCTGGTGGAGCATTACCACACCCACGTGCTGCCCAGCCACCAGAGCCTGCGACTGCAGCGCCCCTACGGCTACACAAGGCCCAGGTGA